A stretch of the Atribacterota bacterium genome encodes the following:
- a CDS encoding TetR/AcrR family transcriptional regulator, with protein MAIIYSQFHSLESEKQERIINAALKEFARNGYGKASTNEIIKQAGISKGSLFNYFNNKKELYLFLLDYVEKVIKKIYAEVDWNEPDFFTRIRQLGLVKFKIYKKFPHAFNFLKAVSHEYAADVKPAISKLKQDLIASGLEKGYQNIDWSKFREDIDREKMINIINWTMLSFAEQHMNELDSIEDVGREILSESDEYFEILKQCFYKKGEQ; from the coding sequence ATGGCAATTATTTATTCACAATTTCATAGCCTGGAATCAGAAAAACAAGAACGTATCATTAACGCAGCTCTAAAAGAATTTGCCCGCAATGGTTACGGCAAGGCATCCACAAACGAAATTATCAAACAAGCGGGAATCTCCAAGGGCTCATTATTCAATTATTTTAATAATAAAAAGGAACTATACTTATTTTTGCTTGATTATGTAGAAAAGGTGATTAAAAAGATCTACGCTGAAGTGGATTGGAATGAACCGGATTTCTTTACCAGAATAAGACAATTGGGATTGGTAAAGTTTAAGATTTATAAAAAGTTTCCACACGCATTTAATTTTCTTAAGGCTGTATCCCATGAGTATGCAGCTGATGTGAAGCCTGCAATTAGCAAACTTAAACAGGACTTGATTGCAAGTGGCCTGGAAAAAGGCTATCAAAATATTGATTGGAGCAAATTCCGGGAAGATATTGACCGTGAAAAAATGATTAATATAATTAACTGGACCATGTTGAGCTTTGCTGAGCAACATATGAATGAACTTGATTCCATTGAAGATGTTGGAAGGGAAATCCTCAGTGAATCAGATGAATATTTTGAGATTCTGAAACAGTGTTTCTATAAAAAGGGGGAACAATAG
- a CDS encoding M28 family peptidase has product MDKKYYQAKADEYLYRICNVKPNRHTGSQGNRDATAYCADILQKLGYTVDTKPFHTLDYKFKSVTLTLGNKRFQVYQSPYSLSCHIKSELVNVSTVTDLENIDCNNKILLMKGEICSKQLMPKNFVFYNPDEHKKIINLLEEKNPAAIITATSKNPDLVGALYPFPLIVDGDFNIPSVYCTDFTGEEISAYSGEQFELDLQAERIPSTAWNVIGLPDKSYEEKIIFCAHIDAYEDSPGASDNSSGVVVLLLLAEMLLQYKKPIGVELIAFNGEDHYSAGGQMDYLKRYGTDIKNIRFAVNIDDVGFKDGKTDFSFYEVDNKLQQKISTVLNNYPGLKEGESWFSGDHMIFVQQGRPAIALTSEKMPKLMATITHTKKDKPEIIDTLKLVEIAEALSMIVQ; this is encoded by the coding sequence ATGGATAAAAAGTATTACCAGGCTAAAGCAGATGAATATCTGTATCGGATTTGTAATGTCAAACCAAACAGGCATACAGGGTCACAGGGCAATAGGGATGCCACAGCTTATTGTGCTGATATTTTACAAAAGCTTGGTTATACGGTTGATACAAAACCATTTCATACCCTGGATTATAAGTTTAAATCAGTAACCTTAACCCTGGGAAATAAAAGATTTCAGGTATATCAAAGTCCTTATTCTTTGAGTTGTCATATAAAATCCGAATTGGTAAATGTATCTACCGTTACAGATCTGGAGAATATTGACTGTAATAATAAAATATTGCTGATGAAGGGTGAAATCTGTTCAAAACAACTGATGCCTAAAAATTTTGTTTTCTATAATCCAGATGAACATAAAAAAATAATTAATCTTTTGGAGGAGAAAAATCCGGCTGCAATTATCACTGCCACCTCAAAAAATCCTGACCTGGTAGGTGCTTTATATCCATTTCCTTTGATTGTAGATGGAGATTTTAACATTCCCTCGGTTTATTGTACTGACTTCACAGGAGAAGAAATTTCAGCATATTCTGGAGAGCAGTTTGAACTGGATTTGCAGGCAGAACGCATTCCGTCTACTGCATGGAATGTAATAGGATTGCCAGATAAATCTTATGAGGAAAAAATTATATTTTGTGCTCACATTGATGCCTATGAAGACAGTCCGGGAGCTTCAGACAATTCTTCCGGTGTAGTCGTTTTGCTGTTGCTGGCAGAGATGCTCTTACAATATAAAAAGCCCATTGGGGTTGAACTTATTGCCTTCAATGGAGAGGATCATTATAGTGCAGGAGGACAGATGGATTACCTGAAACGTTATGGAACTGATATCAAAAATATCCGATTTGCGGTAAACATTGATGATGTCGGTTTTAAAGATGGGAAAACAGATTTCTCGTTTTATGAAGTTGATAATAAATTACAACAGAAGATATCTACAGTATTAAATAATTATCCCGGACTAAAGGAAGGGGAGTCCTGGTTTAGTGGAGATCATATGATATTTGTGCAACAGGGTCGCCCGGCAATTGCCCTCACCTCAGAAAAGATGCCAAAACTGATGGCTACCATAACCCATACCAAAAAAGATAAACCGGAAATCATTGACACTCTCAAGCTTGTTGAAATAGCAGAAGCATTAAGCATGATTGTACAATAG
- a CDS encoding class I SAM-dependent methyltransferase: protein MNIQKLLKETENPIPYVMGTDTMWTDQHISKKLLDLHLNPGIGIASRTFEAIDDTVDMIDKTIKPGSKILDLGCGPGLYAERLARKGYCITGVDFSKHSIDYAKKERDKNQSNIHYINENYLNLVFENEFDLVMMIYCDFGALIPKERKIMIEIIRTALKPKGIFLFDSISEEEVKKMNFGTSWEMTESGFFSPDPYICLNKSFHFPENKATLDQHIVIIENSPVKLYRFWNHYFDINDVRQLFLTRGFSAITAIESLLKGNGAYNDDSVCFYVVNK from the coding sequence ATGAATATACAAAAATTACTAAAAGAAACTGAAAACCCGATACCTTATGTTATGGGGACAGATACCATGTGGACAGATCAGCATATCTCTAAAAAACTGTTAGACCTGCATCTAAATCCTGGCATTGGAATTGCCAGCCGTACATTCGAGGCCATTGATGATACGGTAGATATGATTGATAAGACGATTAAGCCTGGCTCAAAAATTTTAGACTTAGGTTGTGGTCCCGGACTTTATGCAGAAAGGTTAGCTAGAAAAGGTTACTGTATAACAGGGGTGGATTTCTCAAAACATTCTATTGATTATGCCAAAAAGGAAAGAGATAAAAATCAATCCAATATTCATTATATTAATGAAAACTATTTGAACCTGGTCTTTGAGAATGAATTTGATCTGGTTATGATGATTTACTGTGATTTTGGAGCTTTAATTCCGAAAGAGAGAAAAATAATGATTGAAATAATAAGGACAGCATTAAAACCAAAAGGGATTTTTCTGTTTGATTCCATTAGCGAAGAAGAAGTTAAAAAAATGAACTTTGGGACTTCCTGGGAAATGACGGAAAGTGGTTTTTTTAGTCCGGATCCATATATTTGTTTAAATAAAAGTTTCCATTTTCCTGAAAACAAGGCTACATTAGATCAGCATATTGTTATTATAGAAAATAGTCCGGTGAAATTGTATCGCTTCTGGAATCACTATTTTGATATTAATGATGTCAGACAATTATTCCTGACTAGAGGCTTTTCAGCAATCACTGCTATTGAGTCTCTGCTAAAAGGTAATGGGGCTTATAATGATGATAGTGTTTGTTTCTATGTCGTAAATAAATAA